The DNA region GGTAGCCGCAGGGGTGAAACGCTTCGTCCTGCTCTCGGCCGCCAGCGTCTCCACCGGCACCAGACACCTGAACATCGTTAACGAAACCTCCGACACCGGCCGGGCGAACATCGCTTACAGCCGAGTAAAGCTGCGCACCGAGCAGGAACTTCTCGCGCTCCCCCACGCAGAGACCACGCTGGTGATCCTCCGACCGCCCTTCCTCTGGGGCCACGGCACGGCCGGCAACCTGCAAGGATTCGTCGACTCTGTCGAGGCCGGCCGGTTCGCCTGGATCGACGGCGGGCAGCACACGGTCGACTTCTGCCATTTCGACAACCTTGCCCACGCCGTCGCCTTGGCCATGACACGGGGAAACCACGGCCTCGTCTGCTATGTCACCGACGGCAACCCCCGGCCGGCCCGCACCTTCTTCACCCCGCTGCTTGCCACCCGGGGCCACGACGTGAGCAGCAGCCGCAGCTACCCCCGGGCGATCGCCTCGGCCATCGCCACGATCATGGAGACCGTCGCCAAGGCCCGCCGCAGTGCCACGCCGCCACCGCTCACCCAATGGATCGTCACCTTCATGGGCCGCGACCGCGTCTACGACATCACGCGCGCCCGGACCCACCTGGAGTACCAGCCGACGATCACCGTCGACGAAGGTCTTCGCCGGATGGCGGCCCTTGAACGATAGCGGGATCGTGATGCCCGCGGAGCTGGGCGGCCGACCGGCGCTGCCTGATATTCAGGCAACGCGTGGGACTGATCGGGCATCAGGGGGTCGCGGTGTCGGACCGGTGCGATGAACACCTGCCACCGGCCCCGCCACGACCACCACCCGCCCGGACACGCCCTCTCCCGCACCACCGGGACCCGCACCACCTAGACGGTCAGGCTCACGTCGCCGCACCACCAGGGACGACCAGCCCACCACCCGCCTCCCGACGGTGCTCCCCTCCCCTGCCCCACCGACCCCGTCCTCGGACACCACGCCACGGCAGGCATGCCCAAAGGCATCCCCGGTGCGGGGCCGGCCCCGGGATCTCGGACGCGTCCGCAGCAACGCACGGCCACGCGAACCGGGCACGGACGGGCCCGTGTGGGTTCAGGGCAGTGGGCCGGCGGCCTCCCGCAGGAGATCGAACATGAGCCGGGCGGGTGGCTTCAACACCCCCTTGTTCGAGTAGTCCACCTCGCGGAACAGCAGTTGTCGTTGGCCGGTGCTGATCTCCCGGTCGAGCATCCGCCGCAGCGACCGCTCGACCCGAGCCGTGAGATCGTCTGCCGGCCGGTCGACCAGCAGCGCAAGCGCACGATGCAGAGCGGCATCGGCGTCTTCAAGGTATAGGTAGTCTGAACCGGCCGGTAGGCGCTGCCTGGTCAGGTCGATGCCGTAGCGGAAGTCCACACCGACCAGGTCGACCCCGGAGAAGTCGTTGCCGTGGAACTTGTTGGACTCTCGCAGGGCAAGCGCGCGATATCCCGGCGGCTCCGCCCGTCCCTGCTTGGCAAGGAACGCCAAGTTGCTCGTAAACCGCTCGGCGGAGCCGGGCGGTGGGGCGCCCCAGAAGGTCGTCGACTGAATCCGCCCTGTAAACACGCATTCAACAAGCTCCAGGTAATCCGCCGTCAAATCGCGGATCTCCGCGTTCCGGAAGGTGCAGCCGATAAACCGCGAATATCCGGCCGTGCCGGTGAGCACCGCGCCGTCGAAGGAGCACTCGACGTACTGCGACAGCTCCATGCCGGAGCCCAGCGCCACATACTGAAACCAGAGCCCGTCGAAGCGGCACCGCACGAAGCGGGCACCAACACCGACCAATCCAGTTAATCCATCGGCGGAATAGTCGACTCCGATGACCTCCTCGTGCTCAATGATCAACCGGTTGCCCTGCTCACCTGCCACGATTCATCCATGCCACTTCATCGGTACGTCGCCGGGGCACGGCGCGGCCGGTCTCGCGTAGGCGCTCGTCGGTCAAGACTCCACCTCGGTTTCGTCCGTGTCAGGGCCGTCGGGGCGTCGCGGTGTGGGTCGCAGGCGTATTCGGGTTATGGCCTGGCCTGTCACCTCGACCACCTCGGCGGTCAGGCCCGGCAGCTCGACCACTTCGCCGGGCGCCTTGGGAATGTGACCGAGGTGTGCCAGGACAAGTCCCGCCACCGTCGTGTAGTCGCCGGACTCGAGGGTGTCCTCATCCAGGTCGACACCCACGTCCGGTAGGTCGTGCAGCGGGAAACCACCCGTCAACAGCAGCGCCCCGTCCACCTCCCGTACGACCGCCTGCACATCCCGGTCGGTTTCGTCGTAGATCTCCCCGACGATCTCCTCGACCAGGTCCTCCATCGTCACGATGCCGTCGATGGCACCACGCTCGTCCACCACGAGGGCGAACTGCTGCCGCTGCGACCGCATCTCCCGAATCGCCTCGGTGACCCGCAACGTCTCCGGCAGATACAGCGGCGCGCTGACGTGCTCGGCGACCGAGCCCTCCTGGTCGAGCAGGTCACGCATGTGCACCACGCCGAGGGTCTCGTCCAGGCCGGCGCGGCCCACGACCGGCGCGCGGGTCTGCCCCGACCGGCCCAACTCCCGCAACGCCTGCCGCGCGGTCAGTGACTCGGACAGGGTGACGACCTCGCGGCGCGGGACGAGGATCTCCCGCAGGATCCGCTCGGCCACCTCGAACGCCCCAGAGATGATCATGCGGTGTTCCGGGGTGAGGTTACGCTGCGAGGCCACGATGTCCCGCAGTTCCTCGGTGGTGACCTCCTGACGGCGGGCCCGTGGGTCCCCGCCGGTCAACCGCACCACCGCATCGCTGGCCTTGCTCAACAGCCACACCGCCGGACGGGAGAACGCCGACAACGCGTCCAACGGACGGGCGACAAACAGAGCCCACCCCTCCGCCCGCTGCATCGCGATCCGCTTAGGCGCCAGCTCACCCAGCACCAGGGTGACGAAGGTCAGCACGATGGTGACCAGCACGATCGCTACCGGCTCCGCCGCCGATCCCAGGAACCCCAGCGGCCCCACCAGCGGCGCCGCCAGTGACACCGCCGCAGCCGCCGAGGCCAGAAACCCGGCCAGGGTGATGCCGATCTGAATGGTGGCCAGAAATCGGTTGGGATCCCGCGCCAGCCTCGCCAACACCCGCCCCGCCCGGGAGGTGCGCTCCAGACGCTGCAGCTGGCTCTCCCGCAGCGACACCAACGCCATCTCGCTACCCGCGAACACCGCGTTCACCAAGACCAACACCAACACCAACACGACCCGTACGCCATAGCCATCCACGGCCCGTTCGACGCCTCCTTGACCGACACCGTCCGGAGCCTCGACCGCGGCGGCGGGTCGATACACGGTGCCGACTCCCCCATGTTGCGGGTTCAGCGGGCAGGCTTGCGCCCGTTCTCCCTACGCCACTGCCTCCGGATTGCTATGTCACGGAGAGGACACCTGGCAAACCGTCCTAGGACAATAGGTCATGACGTGGGGCGACTTCCCTCGGCAGGGAGAGCAATATGCTTCGCCGGCTCGATAAGGCTGCCCAGCTCGCGCAGCAGCTCCACGCCTAGAGGGGGCAGCCGAAAGCCGCTTCGGCCCCGCGTGGACATCGGCCGGACGGCCGCATCGCCGGCGCTACCCTAAGCTGCCGTCCAGGCAAGAATTCCCCCTGGCGGAGGCGCTCACCGCTCTCCGCTGCCGAATGCGCCGGCCTTGATGCCTTCAATAAATCCGATCCACTGACCGGCGCTGAACATGAGCACCGATCCCTGCTGGTCTTTGCTGTCGCGGACCTGCGCAGCGTGGTCTGCGTACCGGGCCTCAACGCATGCGCCGTTGCCGCCGCTGCGACTGCTGGTTCGCCACTGGTTGTCGAGCGCCTTCATGGCGTCCCCTCGTCCCGAATCCCCTTGATCATCGCGGTCGAGGCCGTAGGCGACAGGGCTGCTGCTCGAAGACTGCCGAACACCCGCGCACACCTGTCAACGTCCTCACCTTCAGCGTAGAGGTCGCCGGTCAAGCCCTCGATGTACACCACCGCTGGCCCCTCGTCGAAACTGAGGATGTGGAGGCTCGACACCATTGAGGCGTAAGCCCCCTCTCGGAAGGGGTCGACCTGGATGCTCACATTCCATCGCTTCTGCGCGTCGAGCAGCGCCGAGAGTTGATCTCGCATCACGTCGGGTCCACCGATCTGCCGACGCAGCACCGCCTCATCGATCACCGCAACCAGACGCAGCTTCTCCTCGGTGAGCAGCTTCTGCCTTTCCAAGCTCGACCACCCCGACCTTGCCTGGCTCGCCGCCGACCGGGCCGTCGCCGCCGACGACGATCCCACCCGTACCGCCGCCGCGACCATCGCGGTCGCCCAGGCGCTGCGTGCTCTCGGCCATCACCATCTGGCGCTCACCGCCGCCCTGGCAGCGGCGGACCCCGCAGACGACGACACCGTACGCGGCACTCTCCACCTCCAGGCCGGACTGGCCGCCGCCGAACACGGCGACCGTCGCAACGCCCACGATCTGCTCGACCATGCCGCCGCCCTCGCCGATCGTCACACCGGCGACACCGACCCGCACCACACCGGCTTCGGGGCGGCTGCCGTCCAGACGGCCAGATCCCTGGCCGCCCACCGCCTCGGCGACACCGCCGAGGCGATCCTGCGCCACGAACACGTCATCCGCAGCGACGGCTGGCGACGCCTGCCGCCCGAGCACCGGGCCGCCCACCTGGTCGACGCCACCCGCGCCTACCTCGATACCGGCCGACCCAGTCGGGCCGGGCGTGCGCTGCTCGACGCCGACCGCACCGCGCCCGCCGAGGTCCGCAGCCGCCCGGTCGGTCGTACCCTGCTCACCGAGATCATTCGGGGCGGACCGGCGGCAGCGGACGTGGCCCGACTGGCCACGGTCGTCGGCCTGACCCGCTGATCCGACGCGTCAAGCCTCGGGGTGTCCGGTCAGCGAGGGTGTCGGGAGCGGGCCACGGCCAGCCCACCGAGGGCCAGGCTGGTCAGCCCCACCACCAGGGCTACGACGCCCCCGACAATTCCGTAGCCGGTGCCGGGCCCGCCCTCGGCGGCGGCCACCACGTATCCACCGAGGATCACGCCGATCAGCCCTGCCGCCAGGGCGATGGTGGCCCCGGTACGGCCGGTGCCGGTGCCGATGGGACTGCGGGGGCGGGCCAGGGTCAGCCCACCGACGACGACACCGGCCAGCGCCGCCAGTGCTCCCACGAGGCCCACGAGCCGCCCGGTGGTCAGGCCGTACGCATCGAGTGCGGCCCCTGGTCCGTCGGCGGCTGCCGGTCCGCCGAGCCCGGTCCCGCCCAGCAGTACGACAAGGGCGATGCCTCCGACCAGGACGGCAGCACCGACCGTCAGCACCCGTCGGATTCCTGAAGACTTCATTTCTTCTCCCCTCTTCGCCGACCCTGATGGCGATGATCGTCGCGTCGGTGCCCCGGTGATCGCCTCCGGCGGCGGACGGCAGCGTCTACACAGTCGGGCGTAGCCGAGCCCGGTGTCGCCACGCCTGTCGTCGTAGGCGGTCGCGCACCTGGACGGAGCGTTGTCGATGCCTCGGAGCGGTAGGTTCACGGAATGGAACACCGAGCCGGGTCGTGGCCCCTGCGCGTGGTGACGTACGACGTGGTGCTCGCGCTCTTCGTCACCGTGATGCAGGTGCAGGGCACGGTCGCCAAGGTCGCCGTCGAGGGCGCCCTGCGGCCGCTCACCGACGTCGGGAACCTCGGGTACGCGCTGCTGGTGGTCAGTGGCCTGGTCCTGGTCGTCCGCCGCCGGTGGCCGGTCGCGGTGTTCGTGACCGCCGCGCTCGCCAGCTTGGTGTACTACGGTCTCGACTTCCCGGACGCGCCCGGTTGGCTGGGGTTGTTCGTCGCCCTGTACACCCTCGCCGCCTACGGTGACGGGCGTCGGTCACTGGTGATCGCTGGTGTGGGTATCACGGTGCTCGCCGTGGGGTGGTTGGTCGCGGCGGCGGACATCGAGCCGCGGGCGGCCATCGGTTGGGTGTTCTTCCGCATCGGCGCGTCGGTGATGAGCGCGGCCCTCGGCGAATCCGTCCGGTCTCGACGGGTCATCGCCGCCGACGCCCAGCGGCGTGCGGAACTGGCCGAACGCAGCCGTGAGGAGGCAGCGCGGGCGCGGGTCGACGCCGAACGGCTCCGGATCGCCCGGGAGGTGCACGACACCGTCGCGCACGCCATCGCCATCATCAACGTCCAGTCCGGGGTCACCGCGCACGTGTTGGACAAGAGACCGGAGCAGGCCCGGGAGGCGTTGCGGGCCATCGAGCTGACCAGTGCCCGGGCACTGCGGGAGATGCGGACCATTCTCGGTGTACTGCGTGATGACCACGACGGTCGCGTGCCGCAGGCCGGTCTGGAGCAGGTCGACGAGCTTGCGGCCAAGGCGCGTGCGGCCGGACTCGACGTCACGCTCGAGGCGGCCTCGCCCGCCTCGTCGTTGCCGACCGCGGTGGGCAGCGCCGCCTACCGCATCATTCAGGAGGCGCTCACCAATGTGGTCCGTCACGTCGGCCCGACCCGGGTGACGGTCGTGTTGAACCCCGGGGTCGACGTCTTGGAGATCCGAGTCACCGACGAGGGCCGCCGCACCCCATCCCCCGCCGGCAACGGTATGGACACGTCGGCCGAGCCCGGTCGGGGAATCGTGGGCATGCGTGAGCGTTGTCAGCTGCTCGGCGGGGAGCTCGACGCCGAGCCGACGCCGCGCGGAGGTTTCGAGGTCCGGGCCCGGCTGCCCCTGGCACCGGAGGGGTCACGCCGGTGAACACGGCAGCCGGGCAGGCGCAGATCAGGGTGCTGCTCGCCGACGACGAGAAGCTGGTGCGAGCCGGGTTCAAGCTGTTGCTCGACCTGGAGGACGACATCACCGTGGTCGGTGAAGCAACAAACGGTGCCGAAGCGTTGGAGGGTGCTCGCAGCGCCCGACCGGACGTCCTCGTGATGGACATCCGGATGCCGAAGCTGGACGGCATCCAGGCCACGGCCCAGATCACCCGGATGCGCGGGCTGGAGCGGGTGCGGATCCTCATTCTCACCACCTACGACACCGACGCCAACGTCTTCGACGCGCTGCAGGCCGGGGCCAGCGGCTTTCTGCTCAAGGACGCCGGACCGGCCGAGCTCCTGCATGCCATCCGGGTCATCGCCGCAGGGGAGGCGCTGCTCGCGCCACGGATCACCCGACGCCTCATCGGCCAGTTCACGGCACGACGAACGGCGGCCGACTCGGGTCGGGCGCGGCTCGCGGTGCTCACCGACCGGGAGCGGGAGGTGCTGGCGCTGGTGGGGCGAGGTCTGAACAACGACGAGATCGGCGGCGAGTTGTTCCTCAGCCCGGCGACCGCGCGCACCCATGTCAGCCGTGCGATGGCGAAGCTGGGTGCCCGTGACCGGGCGCAGCTGGTTGTCATCGCCTATCAGACCGGGCTGGTCAGCCCCGACATGTGACCGCGTATCAGCGGCCGGGCGTGGATCGGAGGGTGCGGTGAGCTGGGTCGCCAACGTGATGCTGTCGGTAGGTCTGGAGGACCGCCTCAACGCGGAGGCGTTCAGCGACTGGCTCGACAACGAATGCCCCTGTCGTGAGCCAGGCATGGGGCAGGGCGGCTGTGGCAGCCTGCGCCTCATCACCGGTATGGACAAACAGTGGGGCGGACACAAGAACCCCGAATGTCAGGTGTTCGCCGGCGCGCTGAACCACGCCGACCTCACTGCTGTTGTGGAGCATTTCGGTTCCGTAGCCTGGCGCAACCCCAATGCCGTGCAGCTGTTCGTGATGGACCAGGAGGAGTTCTACTTCCGCGTCTGGATGATTCGCGAGGGCGTTCTGCGCCAGTACGCCCCTTCGTCGCCGAACGAGGAGGACGACGAGTTCTGGCCCTCCCTAGCGTAGATCCCGAGAACAGCCGCTTCGGCAGCGTAGGCGCAGCAGAGCGTTCTCGAGCCGTGCGGATCCACCTCTGGTGATCGGTGTTTGCGTGGTGGGGAGGCGTACCGTGAAGCGGGCTCCCCGGCCCGGATGGCCCTCGGCCTCGATTCCGCCGTGGTGGCTGGTGACGACCTCCTGGAGCAGGGCCAGTCCCAGGCCGAAGCGGCGGTCTCCGGAGCCCGGGCCGCGGTGGAAGCGGTCGAAGATCCGTCGGGCGTCCGCCTGGTCGAACCCTTCCCCGGTGTCGGCGATCACGATCTCGGCGCAGTTCTCGGCGGCCCGCAGGGTCACGTCGATGCGGCCTCCGGCGGGGGTGTGGGCCAGGGCGTTGGCCAGCAGTTCGCTGACGACCCGACGCAGGGCCGACTCGACACCGGGCACCGGCAGTGGGCCGTCGGGGGTGTCCAGGGTGAGGGTGACCTGGCGTTCGGCGGCGCGTTCGGTCTCGGCGGCGACCGTGGTGGCGACCAGCGAGGTGAGATCGACCGGCGGATCTGGTGCCCGGTTGGTGGGAGCGGCGGCCAGCCGGGCGGAGAGCAGCAGGTCGTCGACGATCTCGCCGAGTCGCCGGGTGGTGCCGATGAGTCGTTCCAGATCCTCCAGGTTGGTGGCGGCGCCGTCGTAGCGGGCCCGTTGGGCGATCAACTGGGCTCGGGTGTGCACCTGGGCGATCGGGGTTCGCAGTTCGTGGCTGGCGTCCGCGACGAAGCGGCGTTGGCGGGTCAGGGCCTCCGCCAGTGGTGCGACGGCTCGACGGCCGACGAGCACACCGGTCAGCACGGCGGCGAGCAGCCCGACCGTGGCCGCCAGGCTGAAGGCGAGCAGCAGGTGCCAGCGGTCGGACAGTTGGAACCGGGCGTCGAAGACCGCCTGGACCACTGTGTCGCCTCGGGCCTCGGTGCGTACGTGGTAGGTCGTGTCGTTGCGCGTGACCGTGGTGACCTCGGTGGTGCGGGTGGCCGCCACGGTTTTCAGCGCGCCGCTGAGGGGGAAGCCCGGGGGCGGCGGGTTGGTGCCGGTGCGCACGGTGGTGCCGTCGTACTGGAAGATCCAACTACAGGCGGGTGGGCCGGCGATCGTGCCGTGTTCCGTGCCCCACTCAAGCTCACGTTGGATCTGCGCCTCCTGGCTACGGACCAGGACGGCGTACGAGATGCCGCCGGCCAGCAGCAGCAGGGCACCGATGACCAGGCCGATGAGCAGGCCGATGCGTAATCGGGCCCGTCGGACGATCGTCTGTTCGGCCGCCTCCATCACAGGGTTCCCAGGCGGTAGCCGAAGCCGTGCACGGTGCGGACCACCGCCCGGCCGAGTTTGCGTCGGAGGTAGTAGATGTAGGTGTCCACGATCGACGCCGAGGCGGTCTCGGCGAAGACCCGGCGGCGTAGCGTGGCCCGTGGATGTACGGTGTTCGGCCGGGCCGCCAGTACCCGCAGCAGCTCGAACTCGCGGGCGGACAACGCCACCCGGGTACGGTCGGCCAGTACGACCTCGCGCGACACCAGGTCGAGTAGCCCGGCGCCGATGCGGAGCACCTCGGTCGACTCGGGGGTACGCCGACACAGGGCCCGGACCCGGGCGCTCAGTTCGTCGAGGTCGAAGGGTTTGACCAGGTAGTCGTCGGCGCCCGCGTCCAGTCCGGTGATCCGGTCGTCGACCGTGCCGAGCGCGGTGAGCATCAGGGTCCGGGCCGGGATCGCCCGGGCCCGTAGCCGGGCGATCAGGTCGAGACCGTCGAGGGCGGGCAGCATCCGGTCGATGAGCATCACGTCGTAGGTACGGGTCAGCCCGAGATGCAGCCCGCGCTGGCCGTCGGAGGCCCGGTCGACGTGGTGGCCTTCGTGGCCCAGTGTCTCGGTGAGTAACTCCGCGAGTTCCTCGTCGTCCTCGACCAGCAGCAGCCGGTTCGACTCTATGCCCTGCATTCGTTCACGATTGCATAGATCTACGTCGATGCAGTGAACGATACTTGTCTTATCAACTATTTGAATTTATCAGGGCAGGCGTACGTGCGGTACCGGGTCGTCGCGCCTCCCGGCGTTCGATCCAGCTCAGGGTCGGGGTCGTCATCAGGGTGGTGACCAGCGCGACTAGGACCAGCACGGTGAACAGGGCCGGGTTCACGATGCCCGCCTCCAGCCCGACGTTCAGCGCAATGAGCTGCATCAGGCCGCGGGCGTTCATCAGCGCGCCGACCCGCAGCGCGACACCCGAGGGCTCCCGGCGGAGCCGGGCCGCCGCCCAGCAGGCACCGAACTTGCCGACGATCGCCGCCGTCACGCAGGCCACCGTGAAGAGCAGCACCGGCAGGGAGGAGAGCAGCCCGAACTCCGTACGCAAACCGGAGTAGGTGAAGAACAGCGGCAGGAACAGGGTCGCCGCGACCGGGGTCAGGGTGTCCACCACCCTGTCGGTGTTCTCGGTGCGGGGCATCACCACGCCGACCGCGAAGGCGCCGAAGACCGCGTACAGCCCGATCTCATCGGTGTACCAGGCGACCAGGAAGAGCAGGGCGACCGTGCCGAGCAGCCGGGCCCGGTCGTTGAGGCCGCGGTGGGTCATCAGCGCGGTGGCGACCCCACGCCCGCCTAGCCAGAGCAGCAGTCCGAAGATCAGCGCTCCGCCGGCGGTGACGATCGCGGGACCGGCCCGGCCGGAGGCGAAGGCCAGCACGACGGCCAGCATGATCCAGGCGACCATGTCGTCGATCGCGCCACTGGCCAGGGAGAGGGTGCCGTGCCGGGTGCCGGCGTCCCCGCGTTCGGTGATGATCCGGGCCAGCATCGGGAAGGCGGTGATGGCCAGGGCGACCCCGACGAACGCGGCCGAGACCCCGAGGGAGGTGCCGTCGGCCCGGATCGGCACGGCGTCGGCTGTCACCAGGACCAGCAGCACCCCCAGCAGCAGCGGCGCGGTGACCCCGGCCAGTGAGATCACCCCGGCGGTGCCGGCGAGCCCGGTGACCCGGTGGGTGCTGAACGCGTACCCGGCCTGGAACATGAACAGCACCAGGCCGACCTGGCCCACGACATAGAGGATCGGCAGCAGGGGGGCCGGGAACAGGGCGTTCTGCACCTCCGGCAGGACCAGCCCGAGCAGCGACGGGCCGAGTAGTACCCCGGCCAGCATCTCGCTGACCACGGCGGGTTGGCCCGCCTTGCCGAGCAGCCAGGCGACCCCTTTGCAGAAGATCAGGATCACGGTGACCGCGATGAAGAACCGTGGCGCCAGCTCCGTTGGGGTCATCGGACCGCCTCCTCGAAGTAGGTGGTGCACAACCGCTTCCGTCGGGCGTCGACGACCATCCAGGTGCCGAACGCCAGTTGCCGGACACTGCGACCCACGTCGGCCCACCGGTCCCGCTGCCGCATGGCGGCCAGCCGAAGCCACCCCGGCCCGGGGAATCCGACCGGGGTCAGATAAGCCGGACCCCGGCTGGGCAGCGACCGGGTGTGTGCGGCCGAGGAGGCCAGGACGTGCCGGCGCAGCACCTCGCGGGTCGCGGCGCGCATCATCACCGGCGCGACACCACGGGCCGGACAGGCCCGGTTGGCGGTGACCCCGTACGGGATGAAATGCACCTCGCCGCGCTTGAGCGTCAGCCACCGGTCGGGGTCGAATCGGTCGTCGCCGGCGGCTCCGCCCCGGTGGAACGCCAGGTAGTTGAAGAGCAGTACCGTTCCGGCGGGCAGCGACACCCCGGTGGGCAGGGTGATCGGTGCCGAGGTGATCCGGTGCGCGATGCCGAAGAGCGGATGCACCCGCAGGGTCTCGTCGATCACCCGGTCCAGGGCGTCGTCATCGTCGAGTCCCCGCTGGATCTCGGGATGGGTGGCCAGGGCCAGCAGCACATGGGCCATCGCCTCGGACATCTGCACGACCGCCGTGGTGAAGAAGGCACCGTGCAGGTACCAGGCCGTTTCCTGGGCGGTGAACGGCGGCGGCAGGGTCACCGGGCAGGTGCCGGCCTGGATCCGGTCGTGCAGATACCTGGTCAGCCGGTCGCGTCGCCGCATGTGCCGCAGGCTGGTGCACTTCAGTGCACTGGCCACATCGGCGGCGTTGGCCACGATCAACGCCCGGGCGTGCGGGGGACATCTCTCGCCGAAGACGAGTTCGTAGTAGACCTCGGCCCAGACCGGCATCATCAGATCACGCAGCCGTACGTGGCTGATCCGGTCGGTCGGTAACCGGTCGAGCACCCGCCGGGTGGCGGCGGTCGCCAGGTCGTCGCAGCGCTGACGGCGTACGGCTAGCACCCGCCGGGTGGTGGCGGCCACGGTGCGGTAGCGCTCGCCCGGCTCCAGATGCTCCTGGTGCATGTGGGGTCCGGGGGCCAGCCAGTACCAGAACAGGTCCGACAACCCGGCCCCCCGGCTGCGGCCGTCCGCCGCCGGATCCGAGTACACCCGCTCGAAATGCTCCATGCCGACGGTGGGGCCCGGCACGGCAACGCCTTCGCCGCCGTTGACTGTGACGAACACCCACTCCCGCAGCCGGACCACCGTGGGGGGCAGCCAGTACGGGATCGTCCAGGCCCCACCGATCCCGGCCAGGAGAGTCAGGGCGGTCCGGGCGCTCATCGGCATGCCACCGTGGCGACCAGGTCACTGCTCAGGTCAGCTGGCCCGCTGGCACCGACCAGCGCCAGAGCCCGGTCCAGGTCGGCGTGGAGCAGGTCCAGCACGTGGCGTACCCCGGCGGCGCCGCCCACCGCCAGCCCCCAGAGCACCGGGCGGCCGATCAGTACGGCGGTCGCGCCGAGCGCCAGCGCCACCAGGATGTCGGTGCCCCGACGGATGCCGCCGTCGAGCAGCACCGGCAGCCGCCCCGCCACGGCCTCGACGACTGCGGGCAAGGCGTCCAGGGTGGCCAGGGTCCCGTCGAGTTGCCGGCCCCCGTGGTTGGAGACCAGCACACCGTCGACGCCGTGCGAGACGGCCAGGGCCGCATCCGCGGGATGCAGCACTCCCTTCAGCAGGATCGGCAGCGCGGTGACCTCGCGCAGCCAGCCGATCCGTGCCCAGTCCAGCCCGGCGTCCATCTCGATGTCGCGCACCCGGCCGCTGGCGTCGCGCATGTTCTCGCAGGTCAACCCGGGCGGCAGGTCGAGGAAACGGTGCCGCAGGTCGCGATCCCGCCGACCGAACACGGGCGAGTCGACCGTGACGACCAGGGCGGTGCAGCCGGCGGCCTCCGCCCGCCGCACCACGGCGGCGGTGAAGTCGAGGTCCGGCTGCGGGTAGAGCTGGAACCACAGCGGCCCGCCGGCGGCGGCGATCTCCTCGACCGGCCGGGTGGCCGCCATGCTGACCACCATGATCGTGCCGGCCTCGGCGGCGGCGTGTGCGGTGGCCACCTCGCCTGCGGGGTGGGCCAGCCGGTGGAAGGCGGTCGGCGCGATCAGCACCGGCATGGAGATCCGACTGCCGAGCAGCGAGATCCGCAGGTCCCGGCG from Micromonospora sp. NBC_01739 includes:
- a CDS encoding sensor histidine kinase, with translation MEAAEQTIVRRARLRIGLLIGLVIGALLLLAGGISYAVLVRSQEAQIQRELEWGTEHGTIAGPPACSWIFQYDGTTVRTGTNPPPPGFPLSGALKTVAATRTTEVTTVTRNDTTYHVRTEARGDTVVQAVFDARFQLSDRWHLLLAFSLAATVGLLAAVLTGVLVGRRAVAPLAEALTRQRRFVADASHELRTPIAQVHTRAQLIAQRARYDGAATNLEDLERLIGTTRRLGEIVDDLLLSARLAAAPTNRAPDPPVDLTSLVATTVAAETERAAERQVTLTLDTPDGPLPVPGVESALRRVVSELLANALAHTPAGGRIDVTLRAAENCAEIVIADTGEGFDQADARRIFDRFHRGPGSGDRRFGLGLALLQEVVTSHHGGIEAEGHPGRGARFTVRLPTTQTPITRGGSARLENALLRLRCRSGCSRDLR
- a CDS encoding response regulator transcription factor; the encoded protein is MQGIESNRLLLVEDDEELAELLTETLGHEGHHVDRASDGQRGLHLGLTRTYDVMLIDRMLPALDGLDLIARLRARAIPARTLMLTALGTVDDRITGLDAGADDYLVKPFDLDELSARVRALCRRTPESTEVLRIGAGLLDLVSREVVLADRTRVALSAREFELLRVLAARPNTVHPRATLRRRVFAETASASIVDTYIYYLRRKLGRAVVRTVHGFGYRLGTL
- a CDS encoding cytochrome P450 — protein: MSARTALTLLAGIGGAWTIPYWLPPTVVRLREWVFVTVNGGEGVAVPGPTVGMEHFERVYSDPAADGRSRGAGLSDLFWYWLAPGPHMHQEHLEPGERYRTVAATTRRVLAVRRQRCDDLATAATRRVLDRLPTDRISHVRLRDLMMPVWAEVYYELVFGERCPPHARALIVANAADVASALKCTSLRHMRRRDRLTRYLHDRIQAGTCPVTLPPPFTAQETAWYLHGAFFTTAVVQMSEAMAHVLLALATHPEIQRGLDDDDALDRVIDETLRVHPLFGIAHRITSAPITLPTGVSLPAGTVLLFNYLAFHRGGAAGDDRFDPDRWLTLKRGEVHFIPYGVTANRACPARGVAPVMMRAATREVLRRHVLASSAAHTRSLPSRGPAYLTPVGFPGPGWLRLAAMRQRDRWADVGRSVRQLAFGTWMVVDARRKRLCTTYFEEAVR
- a CDS encoding alpha-hydroxy acid oxidase, which codes for MPLLEGAALNLAELADDARRRLDPVHWDFFAGGAEQERTVRANEAAFARRCVVPRVLRGVGRRDLRISLLGSRISMPVLIAPTAFHRLAHPAGEVATAHAAAEAGTIMVVSMAATRPVEEIAAAGGPLWFQLYPQPDLDFTAAVVRRAEAAGCTALVVTVDSPVFGRRDRDLRHRFLDLPPGLTCENMRDASGRVRDIEMDAGLDWARIGWLREVTALPILLKGVLHPADAALAVSHGVDGVLVSNHGGRQLDGTLATLDALPAVVEAVAGRLPVLLDGGIRRGTDILVALALGATAVLIGRPVLWGLAVGGAAGVRHVLDLLHADLDRALALVGASGPADLSSDLVATVACR
- a CDS encoding cation:proton antiporter, which produces MTPTELAPRFFIAVTVILIFCKGVAWLLGKAGQPAVVSEMLAGVLLGPSLLGLVLPEVQNALFPAPLLPILYVVGQVGLVLFMFQAGYAFSTHRVTGLAGTAGVISLAGVTAPLLLGVLLVLVTADAVPIRADGTSLGVSAAFVGVALAITAFPMLARIITERGDAGTRHGTLSLASGAIDDMVAWIMLAVVLAFASGRAGPAIVTAGGALIFGLLLWLGGRGVATALMTHRGLNDRARLLGTVALLFLVAWYTDEIGLYAVFGAFAVGVVMPRTENTDRVVDTLTPVAATLFLPLFFTYSGLRTEFGLLSSLPVLLFTVACVTAAIVGKFGACWAAARLRREPSGVALRVGALMNARGLMQLIALNVGLEAGIVNPALFTVLVLVALVTTLMTTPTLSWIERREARRPGTARTPALINSNS